ATACAGTGATAAAACGGAAAATTGCCGACATCTGGGGACACGAAGAGTGGAAAATAAAAAAGGCGCGTATTCCGCGCCTTTTCATTATGGCATTCAAATGCCTGTCTCAGCCAGCCAATGCCGAGCCCATCATCCACCGATAGTACTCGTGGAAGTGCAGCATGCCTTCCTCGGTCGGCGACTGGTACGGCCCCACCTCGCTGACGCCCGCCATCCACAAGGCCTTGCGGCCCTCATGCATGCGATAGCAGATTTCGTCGTCTTCCTTGGCGGTTTCAAAGTAAGCCGCTTGCTCGGCCTCGATGAATTCCGGCTCGAACCACACGGCGTCTTCCGGATAGTAAAACTCGGTGATCACCGTGCACTTTTCCGGACCGCGCGGAATCACCACGCTCACCACCAGCACATGCGGATACCACTCCACCATGATGTTGGGGTAGTAGGTCAACCAGATGGCGCCGAACTCCGGCTGCTGTTCGGCATAGCGGCGCAGCACTTCCTCGTGCCACTTGCCGTATACCTTGGAGCCGGCGCGCGCCAGGCGGTTTTTCACGCCCACCGTTTGCACGTGGTATTGCTCGCCCCACTCCCACTTCAGATCCGCACAATCGACGAAATTGCCGAGGCCGGGGTGGAAGGGGTCGACGTGATAGTCTTCCGAATACACTTCAATAAAGGTCTTCCAGTTGAAGTCGTATTCAGTGGACTGCGTCGAATGAAAGGCATAGCCATCGAAGGTCATGTGCTTGGCGACGCCCAGCTTGGCCAGATCGGCGGCGATATCGCGGCGCGCGTCGAACAACAAGCCGTTCCAGCGGGTCAGCGCGGTCTGATTCAGATTCAGGCATGGCGTTTCCGGGAAGTGCGGCGCGCCCACCAGCTTGCCTGCGGCGTCGTAGGTCCAGCCGTGCAAGTTGCAGACGATATGATTGCCGTTGCCGCGGCCTTTATAAATGATGGCCTGTCGATGGCGGCAGACGTTGGAGATCAGCTTGATCTCGCCATCGACGTTTTTAAGCATTTTGCCATGGCCCAGCCAATCCAGCGTGTGATAGTCGCCCGGATTGGGCGTCATCAACTCATGGCCATAGTACTGGGGCGCGTCTGCGAACAGCAGCTCCTGCTCCTTGGCGTAGAACGCGGGATCGAAATAGGTATAAACGGGTAGCTGGGCTGCAGATGCTTGAAGCAGTTGAGCAGAAGCCAGATCAGACATTATTCCCACACCTCCGTGGTAGAAGATATAAGACCAGCCGAATCTCGCTCGGGACGAGTTTGCGGGACTATCAAAAACAATCAATCAAAACAAGGCGAAAGCCTCGCTTCACAAGGGCCGAATTATGCCTTCGCCCCCTCCCCGGGGCAAGCGTTAATTCTTTATGACAATCCCTCGTCAAGCCCGTTTTACCGCAAGTTATCGCCTCTCACCCCGATTCCAACAAGCATTCGACACGATAGTTAATCAAAATCAAATACTTGCCACTTTTAGTGCGGCGCAACATTAGAAGCCGTTAATTTATAGTGATATACTAGCCTCGATATCGTTGCCACACCGACTGTCAGATTTCCGCCCTCGCCCTGCCGCCGCAGGGGGAAGCGTCCAGCTCGCCACGCTGCAAAGCCCTGATATGGCAAGACTGCGCTTTATTTCTTCCCCCCATGCGGCGCGGCGTAAGGTAAGGCTAGCCAAAAGGCTGCGCATGCGCTACCACACGGTAAGGACGCAGGCGCCGAGCCACCGGGCAGAGACGCCGCGCGCTGACAGC
The Chromobacterium sp. IIBBL 290-4 DNA segment above includes these coding regions:
- a CDS encoding aromatic ring-hydroxylating dioxygenase subunit alpha, encoding MSDLASAQLLQASAAQLPVYTYFDPAFYAKEQELLFADAPQYYGHELMTPNPGDYHTLDWLGHGKMLKNVDGEIKLISNVCRHRQAIIYKGRGNGNHIVCNLHGWTYDAAGKLVGAPHFPETPCLNLNQTALTRWNGLLFDARRDIAADLAKLGVAKHMTFDGYAFHSTQSTEYDFNWKTFIEVYSEDYHVDPFHPGLGNFVDCADLKWEWGEQYHVQTVGVKNRLARAGSKVYGKWHEEVLRRYAEQQPEFGAIWLTYYPNIMVEWYPHVLVVSVVIPRGPEKCTVITEFYYPEDAVWFEPEFIEAEQAAYFETAKEDDEICYRMHEGRKALWMAGVSEVGPYQSPTEEGMLHFHEYYRWMMGSALAG